The following nucleotide sequence is from Chryseobacterium sp. CY350.
TATCTTCAGAAAATGAGGTTGAGGATAATTTAAGTACAGAAATTGTGAATGATGATAGTTCTTTTGATGATCAACTGGATGAAATCGACGAAGAACAAATTTCTGAGAAAACAGATGGAGTCCTTAGTTTCGTAGATGAGGAAAGAATTTTAGAAAATTCTGTTCCCGAGGAAGATGATCTCGACGAAGAGATATTCGACCAAAAGGTAACTGAAGAAGAAACAATTTTTAGTAATCAGTTAAATGAAATTGAAGAATTTGAAAATGAGATTTCTGAGGAAAGTGCTTCGAACGATTTTGACGAAGAAGAGCAAATTCAGGATAATTTTGAATCTGAAAAAGTAAACGAAGGTTCTACAGAGAAAATTGAGAGTATGTTTGATTTAGAAAAATCTCATAACGAGGTTTTGATTGAAGATATTAAAGAAGAATCTGTTTCTGAAGAATTTAATTACGAGCAAGACGAAATTATTACTGAAAATTCTAACGTAGAAAATATTCTTACAGAACTAAAACGCGATACAGAAGATGTTGAAACTAAAGAAAATGCTTTGGAAACTGATGATTCTGACCGAAGAAAAATAGTTGATATCGACAGACCTTCGTCAGACATCGAAAAAGAAAATCCTGCATCCGATGAAAGTTTCGAAAATCTTGAGGCGTATCAACGGGAGAAAAAGATAAGACTGGCGAATATTAAAGGTTTAAAAACGATTCAGACTTTATTTGATGATGATCCGTTAGCTAAGGAAATTTCTCAGGAGAAACCTTCACAGATCGCAAAAGAGGATAGCGGAAGCATTCTGAAAACAAATATTCCTACTGAATATATGGAGGCAGAAAAACAAAAACCAGAATTCAGGCTAGATCTAAACGACAGAATGGCTTTTACAAAACTTCTTTTCGGAGGAAGTCAAACGGATCTTAATCATGCTGTTGCAGAGCTCAACAGATGTCGAAATCTGGAAGAAGCCAAAGAGTATTTGAGCGATCTCTATTACGATAGAAAATGGAATAAAGTTGATGAATATGCACAGAGACTTTGGATATTGGTAGAAAATAAATTCTTATAATTTTGAGTGGAATCCTATACTTCGTTCCCACACCCGTCGGGAACCTTGAAGACATGACTTTCAGAGCGATAAAAGTGCTGAAAGAAGTCGATTATATTTTGTGTGAAGACACAAGAACTTCCGGAGTGCTGCTGAAGCATTACGAAATTTCAAAACCCTTAAAGTCTTATCATTTACATAACGAGCACACGGCGACAGAAAAGGTGATTGCAGATCTTCAAGGCGGTCAGAATATCGCCATCATTACAGATGCCGGAACTCCCGGAATTTCAGATCCTGGCTACTTATTGGCAAAAGCAGGCTCTGATAATCATATTGAAATGATTTGCCTTCCGGGTGCAACCGCATTGATTCCGGCTTTGGTGGTCTCAGGTTTACCCAATAACGAATTTCTGTTTGCAGGTTTTCTCCCTCCAAAAAAAGGAAGACAAACAAAGCTGAAGCAATTGGCTGAAGAAAAAAAGACGATTGTTCTGTATGAGAGTCCGCACAAAATCAATACAACTTTAGAGCAGATCAAGGAGTTTTTTGGAGAAGATACAAGGGCGAGCCTGAGCCGTGAAATTTCAAAAAAATTCGAAGAAACAAAAAGAGGTACAATCGATGAATTAATTGAATTTTCTAAAAGCAAAACTCTAAAAGGAGAGATCGTTTTGATCGTGAATAATTCGGGAAAGTAATTCCTGATTGACTTATTTATCCTGAAATTATTTAAGATAAATAATATCTTTGCTCATTCAAACTGATTATAAGAGATAAATCATTATATATATGAAACTATTAGAAGGAAAAGTAGCGCTAATTACCGGAGCTACAAGAGGGATCGGAAAAGGAATTGCCGAAATTTTTGCTCAACACGGAGCTAAAGTGGCTTTCACATATGCCGGTTCTGTAGAAAAAGCAAAAGAATTAGAAACTGCTTTGAGTTCTGTAACGCAGATCAAAGGGTATCAGTCTGACGCGTCAGATTACGATGCAGCGCAAAAATTGGTAGAAGAAGTGATGGCCGAGTTTGGCAAAATTGATATTTTGATCAATAATGCAGGTATTACAAAAGATAACCTGCTGATGAGAATGTCTAAAGACGATTGGGATACGATCATTAAGGTTAATTTAGATTCTGTATTCAATCTTACTAAAGCCGTTATCAAGCCGATGATGAAAGCAAAATCCGGCTCTATTATCAACATGACTTCCGTGGTGGGTGTGAAAGGTAATGCAGGACAGGCAAATTATGCCGCTTCAAAAGCCGGAGTTATTGGTTTTACCAAATCTGTGGCGTTAGAATTAGGTTCAAGAAATATTCGTTGCAACGCAATTGCGCCAGGATTTATAGAAACTGAAATGACAGCCGCTCTGGATGAAAAAACAGTGCAAAACTGGAGAGACGGAATTCCGTTGAAAAGAGGCGGACAGCCGGAAGATGTTGCCAACGCGTGTGTTTTCTTCGCAAGCGAAATGTCTTCTTACATTTCCGGGCAGGTTCTGAATGTAGACGGAGGAATGCTTACTTAAGATTAAAAATCACCAAATACAATCCCTTTCATGAGTTAATGAAAGGGATTTTTTGTTATTCAGAATCAATATAATTTCTAAGCCAGATCTGAAGATCTTTTTCAGGTGATATCTCAAGTTTTTTGCGGAAATTATATCGGTTGTTTTCTATCGTTTTTACCGCTTTATAAGTGTAATCTGCAATTTCTTTTGTACTAAATCCTAAATATATATACGAAGCAAAAGTGAGTTCAGACACTTTAAATTTCGGATTGATCGCTAACATTTTTGCTGTAAAATGCGGATAAACTTCCTGAAATCTTGTAAAAAACACAGGGCTATTTTCTTTGGCAAGTTTTCGCACGTCATCAAAAGCTTCATTTACCTGAAGTTTTAGAAGTCCTTTTTCTTTTTCCTGTACTGCTTTTTCAGAACGCAACTGTTTTGTGATTTTCAGTGCTTTCTGGTTTTTAGATTTAGATTTTTTTAATAAATAAATAATGAAAAAAGTGACCAGAATAAAAAAAGCTACAATCAGAATTGTGAAGATCTGGGTTTCTCTCACCTCTGCATCGTGCTGATCTCTTTCTTCTTTCATCACCTCATTCAGAACATAGTCGCGCTCTTTTTTCTTACGGCCATCGAGCTCATTTTGCACTTTGAGGTATAGATCGTTGTATTTTTTTGCTTCTGCCGCGTTACCTTGCGAAATATAGAGTTCTGATATCTTCTTAAACAACTCACTCTGTATATCAGGAAAATTATTTTGTTCAAAGCTTTTCAGTGCAGTGTTGTAATATTGATGAGCTTTTTCATAATCTTTTTGATAGGTATAAAGATTTCCCAAACCTATAAGAGATTCAATTTTGCACGGATGTTTTTTTCCACTGAAAAATTCTAAAGATTTATTATAGTAATACAGTGCAGAATCGGTCTTGCTTTGATTGAGGTGGTAATTCCCAAAACCTAGGCAAGAGCACCCGTTTTCGATGTATGCATCTTTAAATTTTATCTTTTTGAGAATAGATTTTTCTTTTTTAAGATAATAATACATCGAATCCGGCATATTGATATTCTGAAAAAGATAACTTAAATTAGAAAAGGCAGCGCTTTCCGTCAGAGAATCTGTCGTGTTTTTTTTTGACTTACTATTCAGAATATCAATGCTTTCACGATAGTTTTTAGAGGACAACGTGTATAATTCAAGTAAAAGATAGTTTCCTCCCAATAGTGCTGAGATTCTCGCAGAATGGGTTTTGTCGCCAGTAAGATATTTTTTGTATTGCTTAGATTTTTTCGCATTTTGTACGCTCTCCCGAAACTTTGCATTGTCGTAAAAATAAGATGCCAAATAATAATATCCGTAGGAAAGGCCTTTTTCGTATTTTAATGACTCAGAAAGGGTAATAATTTGTCTTGATGAGGTTAAGACTTCATCAGTTTTTCCATCAAGATTAAGTCGGTTGGTCTGTGAGATTAACTGATCGATCTTTTTCTGCTCCAAAGAATTATTTTGTGCAAAAGTGAATGAGCCTGAAAATAAAATAATCAGTAAAAAAACCTTTTGAAATTGATTATAGACAGATCTCTTCATGCTACTTATTTGCACACAACAATTGATTAAAAAATATTCATTTTCATGAGTCATCAAATTAGATTTATTTGACATTTTTCGGCGGCAGCATCTATTTTTAAAGTCATCTGTGTGGTTTTTTAAAAATCTCTTAGAAGAGATAAATTTAGTTCTAAATTTTATATTATCGATAATATTTTTTCAAACTTAGAAAATCCTAAGTTTAGCAAATTCATCGGCAGGAATTTTATCGGAAGTAATCAGTTGTTAATCGTTGCAATCATCACATTTAATTAAATAAAATTAAAATATGGTTATGATTTTTTAAATATTCCGAAAATAAAAAGATACATGAAAAAGTGGTTTGAGAGTACAGAATAGAAAATCTCGATAGCTAAAAAACCGTTAATTTGAGTGATCTGCTGTAGAAAAACAGATAGTTAAAAAAAACTCCGAATACTTTTTTCCGGAAGGATTAAAATATTCGGAGGAGACTTCTTCCGTCATTTGTGTTTTTTGTGTTTCATTTGAAGTTGCAAATAGAAAGAAAATAAAAAAAATCAGCAAATTCTTTACCCCTCAATAAACCCTCTACTTGTAAAAGACCTTTATTACAGGGACTTTCAACAATTTGAAAATTTTATTGTTTATTTTTGAAGCATTGAAAATCAGTCATTAAAAACCTGATTTTCCTGTTCCTGAACTCTTATAAAAGTCGTTCTTTTTGATAATTCTTTCAAAGTGGGTGCGCCTACATAGGTGCAGGTCGACCTCACGCCGCCCAAAATATCCTTTACTGTTTCTGCTACCGAACCTTTATATTTTATTTTTACTGTTTTACCTTCTGATGCACGATATTCGGCAACACCTCCGGAATGTTTGTCCATTGCAGTTTTAGAACTCATACCGTAGAATAGTTTAAATTTCTTTCCGTTTTCTTCAATCATTTCGCCGCCACTTTCGTCATGCCCCGCAAACATTCCGCCGAGCATCACAAAATCTGCCCCGCCGCCAAAAGCTTTAGCAACATCTCCCGGAACTTTGCAACCGCCATCCGCGATGATGTGACCCTTCAATCCGTGAGCTGCATCAGAACATTCGATGATGGCAGAAAGTTGCGGATAACCAACGCCGGTTTTTACTCTCGTTGTGCAGACCGATCCCGGCCCGATCCCCACTTTTATAATATCTGCGCCCACAAGTAGAAGTTCTTCCACCATTTCACCAGTTACCACGTTGCCTGCAATAATGATTTTATCAGGAAAATCTTCTCTGGCTTTCTTCACAA
It contains:
- a CDS encoding ring-infected erythrocyte surface antigen domain-containing protein, with translation MQNIQDLQEKIFFESKYIIGILDKINNVDELLSKQNLIDDLADRISFLKLLNSKLEYYQKDDVQFSKLSVTSSGESSDESGDFSTAVLQEENDQNDIFESQNNTPDNQTEEEAIFNHQLTEIEENEFHENLVSLAAEETTAENSELSSENEVEDNLSTEIVNDDSSFDDQLDEIDEEQISEKTDGVLSFVDEERILENSVPEEDDLDEEIFDQKVTEEETIFSNQLNEIEEFENEISEESASNDFDEEEQIQDNFESEKVNEGSTEKIESMFDLEKSHNEVLIEDIKEESVSEEFNYEQDEIITENSNVENILTELKRDTEDVETKENALETDDSDRRKIVDIDRPSSDIEKENPASDESFENLEAYQREKKIRLANIKGLKTIQTLFDDDPLAKEISQEKPSQIAKEDSGSILKTNIPTEYMEAEKQKPEFRLDLNDRMAFTKLLFGGSQTDLNHAVAELNRCRNLEEAKEYLSDLYYDRKWNKVDEYAQRLWILVENKFL
- the rsmI gene encoding 16S rRNA (cytidine(1402)-2'-O)-methyltransferase; translation: MSGILYFVPTPVGNLEDMTFRAIKVLKEVDYILCEDTRTSGVLLKHYEISKPLKSYHLHNEHTATEKVIADLQGGQNIAIITDAGTPGISDPGYLLAKAGSDNHIEMICLPGATALIPALVVSGLPNNEFLFAGFLPPKKGRQTKLKQLAEEKKTIVLYESPHKINTTLEQIKEFFGEDTRASLSREISKKFEETKRGTIDELIEFSKSKTLKGEIVLIVNNSGK
- the fabG gene encoding 3-oxoacyl-[acyl-carrier-protein] reductase; protein product: MKLLEGKVALITGATRGIGKGIAEIFAQHGAKVAFTYAGSVEKAKELETALSSVTQIKGYQSDASDYDAAQKLVEEVMAEFGKIDILINNAGITKDNLLMRMSKDDWDTIIKVNLDSVFNLTKAVIKPMMKAKSGSIINMTSVVGVKGNAGQANYAASKAGVIGFTKSVALELGSRNIRCNAIAPGFIETEMTAALDEKTVQNWRDGIPLKRGGQPEDVANACVFFASEMSSYISGQVLNVDGGMLT
- a CDS encoding tetratricopeptide repeat protein; protein product: MKRSVYNQFQKVFLLIILFSGSFTFAQNNSLEQKKIDQLISQTNRLNLDGKTDEVLTSSRQIITLSESLKYEKGLSYGYYYLASYFYDNAKFRESVQNAKKSKQYKKYLTGDKTHSARISALLGGNYLLLELYTLSSKNYRESIDILNSKSKKNTTDSLTESAAFSNLSYLFQNINMPDSMYYYLKKEKSILKKIKFKDAYIENGCSCLGFGNYHLNQSKTDSALYYYNKSLEFFSGKKHPCKIESLIGLGNLYTYQKDYEKAHQYYNTALKSFEQNNFPDIQSELFKKISELYISQGNAAEAKKYNDLYLKVQNELDGRKKKERDYVLNEVMKEERDQHDAEVRETQIFTILIVAFFILVTFFIIYLLKKSKSKNQKALKITKQLRSEKAVQEKEKGLLKLQVNEAFDDVRKLAKENSPVFFTRFQEVYPHFTAKMLAINPKFKVSELTFASYIYLGFSTKEIADYTYKAVKTIENNRYNFRKKLEISPEKDLQIWLRNYIDSE
- a CDS encoding GMP reductase, with the protein product MRIENDIKLGFKDVMFRPKRSTLKSRSEVDLNREFTFLHTKKKWKGTPIIAANMDTVGTFKMAVELAKDKIITAIHKHYTVEEWKEFLDSQEESIHQYIALSTGTGKADEEKIKTILSNHPQIQFLCIDVANGYSEHFVQFVKKAREDFPDKIIIAGNVVTGEMVEELLLVGADIIKVGIGPGSVCTTRVKTGVGYPQLSAIIECSDAAHGLKGHIIADGGCKVPGDVAKAFGGGADFVMLGGMFAGHDESGGEMIEENGKKFKLFYGMSSKTAMDKHSGGVAEYRASEGKTVKIKYKGSVAETVKDILGGVRSTCTYVGAPTLKELSKRTTFIRVQEQENQVFND